A region of the Bombus affinis isolate iyBomAffi1 chromosome 7, iyBomAffi1.2, whole genome shotgun sequence genome:
TAATATCTAAAAGTCTAAGACTAAACACACCATTATCATAATGCAAATGAAATATCACACACTCAATTAAGATACACGTTTGAAATTATTCTATAAATGTCTAGTTACGACgcataatatatatttgttgAATTCGAGCATTGAGTATCGACTCTACAAACAACTGAATCTAGAAGAAAGCTTAATTCCAAAAGACAACGAGCCCGAATATCGTGGTAACATaatcatgtttgtataaaataaaagaagaaacctCCATTGCTGCAGTAAATTTGCCATCCGAATCTTCGTACGTCACATAACTtcttcatatatgtatattgtttaCATGAAAGACAAATTTTCACGAAGATTCTGATAGATACAATTTGCGATTACTTCTATGGATATCTTTCCTAATATATTTTCCTCCATAGAGCTTAAAGTGGAGATGGATCTCCGACCATAATACGCAGTGCGTTAAAGTACGATAAAGATGTGTATAGATACTAGAAAAGATAAGAAAATAATTAGCACCTAATCATGAATGCAAGAATACAACAAACGTACTACCTTCGCGTAATGAGACAGCGAAAGTTGCGGTACAATACCGCTAATCCCGATAGTTTCAAGTTTTTGAGATCTCAAAATAATGCGCAATACTTTCCTTTGCACGCTGATATCTCTGTTATACCAAGCCGTGTCGTAAACGCTTGTAGCAGTTCTCGCACTCTACGATAATGAAATTCGACGTTTGACACTGTTAATTGCAATATGCACTGTGATTATTTCATTACCATACGCATCATTCCATCGGCTGGCCAAGCGTACATGAAAAGTTCCACGCTGGCACTGAACACTACGGTAGCGTATAGAGTTTTCAAAATTAACGGttgattctatataaaattTCGAAGCCATCAGTTATATATTCAACTATCGTACTTAGAGTGAGAAACGTTTACTTACTGCGATTAAGTTTAAGCTACCAAAAATCACTGCGATAGTAGTTGTTGCGATTGTCGCCAGAACTAGATACTTGATAGATAGGCGGATTTCTTTCGTATACCTAAATATGTATATCGAAGTTGTCCAAATTATGCATTACTACacacaatattttcaattaacaCAAAAAATGTGCTACTGACGAGAAGTAAATAATGGTCAAATAATTTGGTCTTAATAATTACAAAGTACACGAAAATCAAGTAACTCGAATTGAAGATCAAGTTACTTGCCCAAATTCGAGAAACTTGATTAATCTAAACGGggctttataaatataattgaatGATTATTCTAACGCGTAACAGACGCATCGTATAGTATTATATTCGGCAGTCATTTCAACATAAAATAGCTTGTAATATTATACCTTAAAAGATCAATATGTTTCTGTATGCAGACATTGAACTCACTGTTGGTCTTCGCGTTGCGTAATTGAATTCCTAAAAGCTCGAACCTGGCAGTTGCGTATCGTAAAAGAAGAGCAACTTGAGTATCGATGCCCATACCTGACGATGCTTGGAAACCAACCAACGATTGATGAAAGAAAATTAGACTATTATATGGTTGGTGCTTCACTGAAAACGGATATATCGCATGCGTGGGAAACGTTTGAGACGAGTATAATGGGCCACATATAACGAAAGCCGTGGTTATGAAAGACCATAGTATgtaaatgcaatggaaatatttatatttatccaCGTATCGCTCCAGGACCATTCTTTCCGTTTTAGTGGCATGCTTGCAGAAATTTTCCATATCGAAGTACAACATCTGAAATTATTTTACCGACAAcgcttaattaaaatattttaatcggtcctctatttattattattatatatcattatatattattaggaATTACGATTACACGATTACATTTCTCTTCGATTTGAAAGTTGGAAACCAATAATTGCTACGAATAGATAATAAAATAGAATGATACGGCGATATGCGagtaaaataatattcaaagaATATAAATACACAGGAATGTCATACTCAAGCAGCTacggaaaataaaatattttatttgtgcTTTATCCGAAAAAGAATAATCGACTTACTTGAAAACGTCTCTGCTGCAAACGGCATATTATCATTTTGATTACCACTTGGGCAACAGCCGAGGCAAGACTCACTGTTTTTCCAAGAATAATAGGACTTTTGTAGTACTCGTAAATCGCGGCCAACAATGGTAAAAATAACGCCACAGAACTAGCAAACGCCGTACACCATAATGCATTAAATAACAGAAGCCGATTTTTAGTTGCTAAAGGAGAAGGCGGCCAGGAACACGTCAAAGCGACGCTGAGTTTCGTGAATAAAATCGCTCTCTCTAACTGTGCAACTCGTTTTCCCATCTTGTTTTTACGTCGACTACGTGTATATTAAAAAGACGTTAGTACGATACGTTAGGTGTTCTATTCTAGCTCTATCGTCTAGgtattctattatttttcacGTTGAGACTAGTAATTCACGAAGGGTAAGAATGTAATGCGAACGGTACTTTGCAATCAAagtacat
Encoded here:
- the LOC126918380 gene encoding uncharacterized protein LOC126918380 encodes the protein MGKRVAQLERAILFTKLSVALTCSWPPSPLATKNRLLLFNALWCTAFASSVALFLPLLAAIYEYYKSPIILGKTVSLASAVAQVVIKMIICRLQQRRFQMLYFDMENFCKHATKTERMVLERYVDKYKYFHCIYILWSFITTAFVICGPLYSSQTFPTHAIYPFSVKHQPYNSLIFFHQSLVGFQASSGMGIDTQVALLLRYATARFELLGIQLRNAKTNSEFNVCIQKHIDLLRYTKEIRLSIKYLVLATIATTTIAVIFGSLNLIANQPLILKTLYATVVFSASVELFMYAWPADGMMRMSARTATSVYDTAWYNRDISVQRKVLRIILRSQKLETIGISGIVPQLSLSHYAKYLYTSLSYFNALRIMVGDPSPL